The following coding sequences lie in one Musa acuminata AAA Group cultivar baxijiao chromosome BXJ1-8, Cavendish_Baxijiao_AAA, whole genome shotgun sequence genomic window:
- the LOC135588625 gene encoding uncharacterized protein LOC135588625 translates to MRLCSCFGPSKAERREADRLEAEEARARAAEAAQKRQEQFDKSAAGRAARAQIAATKKSSEPSKGEPVLKWQMG, encoded by the exons ATGCGGCTGTGTTCGTGCTTCGGCCCTTCGAAGGCCGAGAGGCGGGAGGCCGATCGGCTCGAGGCCGAAGAAGCCCGCGCCAGAGCCGCCGAAGCCGCTCAGAAGAG GCAGGAGCAATTTGACAAATCGGCCGCCGGGAGGGCAGCTCGAGCGCAGATAGCGGCAACAAAGAAATCCAGCGAGCCGAGCAAAGGAGAACCTGTTCTCAAG TGGCAGATGGGATGA
- the LOC135588624 gene encoding uncharacterized protein LOC135588624, whose protein sequence is MFCGTASFKSVDSDPWTPSSPKAEKKKAGKNPYSARGLDKFATLLAELEARKERVLARAASQGAAAMVRFTYSGPNEWIPIIVKIRDPQVEAGKPSDVEKPKAPPPVHAISEASPPEKDVGEGVETVAPETKPKGHFSWGVGGAKGWSGKNWRPSYYWPLVAVLMLLCLVMFGRVFAICCTTVWWYMVPIMQGESGAGVRRSIKKKKDYGRRLSDKRMAGNLAPAPSFQANKVRGVQEASSPRGHVNGKRG, encoded by the coding sequence ATGTTCTGCGGGACAGCAAGCTTCAAGAGCGTCGACAGTGATCCATGGACTCCTTCCTCGCCCAAGGCAGAGAAAAAGAAGGCCGGCAAGAACCCCTACTCGGCCAGAGGCCTCGACAAGTTCGCCACCCTACTCGCCGAGCTCGAGGCTCGCAAGGAGCGGGTGCTGGCGAGGGCCGCGTCGCAAGGGGCGGCGGCCATGGTGCGGTTCACGTACTCCGGCCCGAACGAGTGGATACCGATCATCGTCAAGATAAGGGATCCACAAGTCGAAGCCGGCAAGCCGTCTGACGTCGAGAAGCCCAAGGCGCCGCCTCCGGTGCATGCCATCTCGGAGGCTTCCCCGCCCGAAAAGGACGTTGGAGAGGGGGTGGAGACGGTGGCGCCGGAGACGAAACCGAAGGGCCACTTTTCTTGGGGCGTGGGAGGGGCCAAGGGGTGGTCTGGGAAGAACTGGAGGCCGAGCTACTACTGGCCTTTGGTGGCGGTTCTGATGCTGCTTTGCTTGGTCATGTTCGGGAGGGTGTTCGCCATATGCTGCACCACCGTGTGGTGGTACATGGTGCCGATCATGCAGGGCGAGAGCGGTGCAGGAGTGAGGAGGTCCATCAAGAAGAAGAAGGATTACGGGAGGAGACTAAGTGACAAGAGGATGGCTGGCAATTTAGCACCTGCACCTTCTTTCCAGGCCAACAAGGTCAGGGGGGTGCAGGAAGCGTCGTCTCCTCGAGGCCATGTCAATGGAAAGAGAGGGTAA
- the LOC135588627 gene encoding LIM domain-containing protein WLIM1-like, producing MAFQGTTTKCTACDKTVYLVDKLTADNRIYHKACFRCHHCKGTLKLGNYNSFEGVLYCRPHFDQLFKMTGSLDKSFEGTPKIVKPEKHVENENASKVSSAFAGTREKCVGCNKTVYPIERVTVNGTAYHKSCFKCSRGGCVISPSNYIAHEGRLYCKHHHIQLFKEKGNYSQLENGEEKISCEATACAEASAA from the exons ATGGCGTTCCAGGGGACGACGACTAAGTGCACGGCGTGCGACAAGACGGTGTACTTGGTCGACAAGCTCACCGCCGACAACCGGATCTACCACAAGGCTTGCTTCAGATGCCATCACTGCAAGGGGACCTTGAAG CTGGGAAACTACAACTCCTTCGAGGGAGTCCTGTACTGCAGACCCCATTTTGATCAGCTTTTCAAGATGACCGGCAGCCTGGACAAAAGCTTTGAAG GGACACCGAAGATTGTCAAACCGGAAAAACATGTCGAGAACGAG AATGCAAGCAAGGTTTCAAGTGCTTTTGCTGGCACCagagagaagtgtgttggatgcAACAAGACTGTTTATCCGATCGAAAGG GTCACGGTTAACGGCACTGCATATCACAAGAGCTGCTTCAAATGTTCCCGTGGAGGATGTGTCATCAGCCCTTCGAACTACATTGCGCATGAGGGAAGGCTGTACTGCAAGCATCACCACATCCAGCTCTTCAAAGAGAAGGGAAACTACAGCCAACTTGAGAACGGCGAAGAGAAGATTTCATGCGAGGCAACAGCCTGCGCGGAAGCATCTGCGGCGTGA
- the LOC103995796 gene encoding NADH dehydrogenase [ubiquinone] iron-sulfur protein 4, mitochondrial, translating into MAAPLRRQGTSLARLAHARFVSLSQTRSLASDSLVELRPGEIGTVSGVPQEHLRRRVIIYSPARTATQQGSGKVGKWKINFVSTQKWENPLMGWTSTGDPYANVGDAGLTFDSEEAAKAFAEKYGWDFVVKKHHTPLLKVKSYSDNFKWKGPPKTKTEEGGRSFD; encoded by the exons ATGGCTGCTCCTCTCCGGCGTCAAGGCACCTCCCTTGCTCGCCTCGCTCATGCGCGCTTCGTCTCCCTCTCGCAGACGAGATCGCTCGCCTCGGACTCCCTCGTCGAGCTCAGGCCCGGCGAGATCGGAACCGTTTCTGGCGTCCCTCAAGAACACCTCCGGCGCCGG GTCATAATATATTCACCAGCTCGGACTGCAACCCAGCAAGGTTCTGGAAAAGTTGGAAAGTGGAAGATCAACTTTGTGTCGACCCAGAA GTGGGAGAATCCATTGATGGGCTGGACATCTACTGGGGATCCCTATGCAAATGTAGGCGATGCAGGTCTAACTTTTGACAGTGAAGAAGCTGCAAAAGCATTTGCTGAGAAGTATGGATGGGATTTTGTG GTAAAGAAGCATCATACTCCTCTTCTGAAG GTCAAATCCTATTCAGACAATTTCAAGTGGAAGGGTCCGCCCAAAACCAAAACCGAGGAAGGTGGCAGATCATTTGATTGA
- the LOC135589222 gene encoding uncharacterized protein LOC135589222, with product MGNCQAAEAATVVIHHPGGKVERAYWSLSASQVMAANPGHYVAVIVDGYPSRLPPPALQSSTSSFRAYRSCSGSSSAGGEAPVKHLKLLRPDDALHIGHVYRLISFEEVVREFAWKRHVKLSRLLVKEEDKTRRPRRGHSRRGSCGRAGATTIAGARRRQSRNDGGSGAAEPDTSPATEQKEEEEAAMDAELEEVVRGMMTMGNSTRSRASFGGVGGGGGGGAPARHGQWRPALQSIAEVGS from the exons ATGGGAAATTGCCAGGCGGCGGAGGCCGCGACGGTGGTCATCCACCACCCCGGAGGCAAAGTGGAGAGGGCGTACTGGTCGCTCAGCGCCAGTCAGGTCATGGCCGCCAACCCCGGCCACTACGTCGCCGTGATCGTAGACGGTTACCCCTCCCGGCTTCCTCCTCCGGCGCTTCAATCGTCCACCTCCTCCTTCCGTGCTTATCGTAGCTGCAGCGGCAGTAGCAGCGCCGGCGGAGAGGCGCCCGTGAAGCACCTCAAGCTGCTCCGACCCGACGACGCCCTCCACATCGGCCACGTCTATCGGCTCATCAGCTTCGAAG AGGTAGTGAGAGAGTTCGCGTGGAAGAGGCACGTTAAGCTGAGCCGTCTGCTCGTCAAAGAGGAGGACAAAACCAGGAGGCCCCGAAGAGGACATAGCCGCCGCGGCAGCTGCGGCAGAGCGGGCGCCACCACCATCGCCGGAGCCCGGAGACGTCAGTCACGTAACGATGGTGGAAGTGGAGCGGCTGAGCCAGACACATCTCCGGCGACG gaacagaaagaggaggaggaggcggcaatGGATGCGGAGCTGGAGGAGGTGGTGCGGGGGATGATGACCATGGGGAATTCAACAAGGTCAAGGGCCAGCTTCGGTGGcgttggtggtggtggcggtggtggagcACCAGCGCGGCATGGGCAGTGGAGGCCAGCGTTGCAGAGCATCGCAGAGGTCGGGAGTTGA
- the LOC135589223 gene encoding protein SOB FIVE-LIKE 5-like isoform X1: MSASLKAVQSHTETEERRSCYLRSPSYIDEMKVGEEEEGEEEEEMSSDCSSGCQSGWTTYLEQSSEFCKTVVDEKGGSYEHEEEEEDLSMVSDASSGPPQLRLEDENHSRCCRKSNIGSWDTGCHGSAFAPPAAMAKDGFKKRRIGDPSSALVDTATSPLFSFSKKTSFNKEDNFMKPFTEHVLDFPCSFSYVHVEEKSALQNPMNCLQSFTLFKPTPVRPMSSKGGKKIW; encoded by the exons ATGTCTGCATCATTGAAGGCTGTACAAAGCCACACAGAAACGGAGGAGAGGAGGAGCTGCTACTTGCGGAGCCCCTCCTATATCGATGAGATGAAggtgggagaggaggaggagggggaggaggaggaggagatgagctCAGACTGCAGCAGCGGGTGCCAGTCTGGTTGGACCACGTACCTTGAACAGTCCTCCGAGTTCTGCAAAACTGTCGTCGATGAGAAAGGTGGATCCTATGAacacgaggaagaggaggaggacctgTCCATGGTCTCTGATGCATCCTCTGGCCCGCCACAACTCCGTTTAGAGGATGAGAATCATAGCCGCTGCTGCCGGAAATCCAACATCGGCTCTTGGGACACTGGCTGCCATGGCTCTGCCTTCGCTCCACCTGCTGCGATGGCCAAAGACGGTTTCAAGAAGAGGAGGATTGGAGATCCTTCCTCTGCTTTGGTTGATACTGCCACCTCTCCTCTCTTCAGCTTTTCCAAGAAG ACAAGCTTCAACAAGGAAGACAACTTCATGAAGCCATTTACGGAGCATGTTTTGGACTTCCCTTGTAGCTTCTCCTATGTCCATGTCGAG GAGAAGTCTGCTTTGCAAAATCCAATGAACTGCCTTCAATCCTTTACTCTTTTCAAGCCAACCCCAGTAAGACCA ATGTCCAGCAAAGGAGGGAAGAAAATATGGTGA
- the LOC135589223 gene encoding protein SOB FIVE-LIKE 5-like isoform X2, translated as MSASLKAVQSHTETEERRSCYLRSPSYIDEMKVGEEEEGEEEEEMSSDCSSGCQSGWTTYLEQSSEFCKTVVDEKGGSYEHEEEEEDLSMVSDASSGPPQLRLEDENHSRCCRKSNIGSWDTGCHGSAFAPPAAMAKDGFKKRRIGDPSSALVDTATSPLFSFSKTSFNKEDNFMKPFTEHVLDFPCSFSYVHVEEKSALQNPMNCLQSFTLFKPTPVRPMSSKGGKKIW; from the exons ATGTCTGCATCATTGAAGGCTGTACAAAGCCACACAGAAACGGAGGAGAGGAGGAGCTGCTACTTGCGGAGCCCCTCCTATATCGATGAGATGAAggtgggagaggaggaggagggggaggaggaggaggagatgagctCAGACTGCAGCAGCGGGTGCCAGTCTGGTTGGACCACGTACCTTGAACAGTCCTCCGAGTTCTGCAAAACTGTCGTCGATGAGAAAGGTGGATCCTATGAacacgaggaagaggaggaggacctgTCCATGGTCTCTGATGCATCCTCTGGCCCGCCACAACTCCGTTTAGAGGATGAGAATCATAGCCGCTGCTGCCGGAAATCCAACATCGGCTCTTGGGACACTGGCTGCCATGGCTCTGCCTTCGCTCCACCTGCTGCGATGGCCAAAGACGGTTTCAAGAAGAGGAGGATTGGAGATCCTTCCTCTGCTTTGGTTGATACTGCCACCTCTCCTCTCTTCAGCTTTTCCA AGACAAGCTTCAACAAGGAAGACAACTTCATGAAGCCATTTACGGAGCATGTTTTGGACTTCCCTTGTAGCTTCTCCTATGTCCATGTCGAG GAGAAGTCTGCTTTGCAAAATCCAATGAACTGCCTTCAATCCTTTACTCTTTTCAAGCCAACCCCAGTAAGACCA ATGTCCAGCAAAGGAGGGAAGAAAATATGGTGA
- the LOC135589223 gene encoding protein SOB FIVE-LIKE 5-like isoform X3, producing MSASLKAVQSHTETEERRSCYLRSPSYIDEMKVGEEEEGEEEEEMSSDCSSGCQSGWTTYLEQSSEFCKTVVDEKGGSYEHEEEEEDLSMVSDASSGPPQLRLEDENHSRCCRKSNIGSWDTGCHGSAFAPPAAMAKDGFKKRRIGDPSSALVDTATSPLFSFSKKTSFNKEDNFMKPFTEHVLDFPCSFSYVHVEEKSALQNPMNCLQSFTLFKPTPMSSKGGKKIW from the exons ATGTCTGCATCATTGAAGGCTGTACAAAGCCACACAGAAACGGAGGAGAGGAGGAGCTGCTACTTGCGGAGCCCCTCCTATATCGATGAGATGAAggtgggagaggaggaggagggggaggaggaggaggagatgagctCAGACTGCAGCAGCGGGTGCCAGTCTGGTTGGACCACGTACCTTGAACAGTCCTCCGAGTTCTGCAAAACTGTCGTCGATGAGAAAGGTGGATCCTATGAacacgaggaagaggaggaggacctgTCCATGGTCTCTGATGCATCCTCTGGCCCGCCACAACTCCGTTTAGAGGATGAGAATCATAGCCGCTGCTGCCGGAAATCCAACATCGGCTCTTGGGACACTGGCTGCCATGGCTCTGCCTTCGCTCCACCTGCTGCGATGGCCAAAGACGGTTTCAAGAAGAGGAGGATTGGAGATCCTTCCTCTGCTTTGGTTGATACTGCCACCTCTCCTCTCTTCAGCTTTTCCAAGAAG ACAAGCTTCAACAAGGAAGACAACTTCATGAAGCCATTTACGGAGCATGTTTTGGACTTCCCTTGTAGCTTCTCCTATGTCCATGTCGAG GAGAAGTCTGCTTTGCAAAATCCAATGAACTGCCTTCAATCCTTTACTCTTTTCAAGCCAACCCCA ATGTCCAGCAAAGGAGGGAAGAAAATATGGTGA